Genomic segment of Bacteroidota bacterium:
TGAGGAATATATAAGAAATACTCAATATTAAGAATCCATATTTGCTACCTAACATTAGAGTTCCCTTACTCAAGAAATATGCTCATTTCTTAAACCTGAATCAATTTTTTCAATGCAAAATGCAATTTCACTTTCAGAATTAAACAAAGATATCAAAGACGTTTTGTTTGAATCGTTTTCGCAAACTGTTTGGGTGATAGCAGAAATTAGCGAGATTCGGGAAACAAAAGCAGGGCATTGCTATCTCGAATTAATAGAGAAGGATAAAAAATCGAATAAGGTTGTTGCAAAAATGCGAGCCACAATTTGGGTTTATATTTATAGTGCCCTAAAATCATATTTTGAATCATCTACTTCGCAAGAACTTACTGCCGGGATAAAAATTTTGGTAAATGTTACAGTTGAATTTCATCAACAATATGGAATGAGTCTGAATGTTCAGGATATTGATCCGAGCTATACTGTTGGCGATTTGGCAGTTAAGAAAGCTGAAATAATTGCTCGCTTAGAAGAAGAGGGAGTAATTGGCATGAACAAAGAAATTTCATTGCCAATGCTTCCAAAAAATATTGCAATAATTTCGTCTGAAACCGCTGCCGGATATGGCGATTTTGTAAATCAACTTGCAGAAAATCAGTATGGATTTAAATTCAATTTTAAACTTTTTCCTGCAATAATGCAAGGCGAAAAATCCGTAGAATCAATTATTCAAAATTTAGATGAAATTTTCGAGTACGAAGATTTTTTCGATCTTGTAGTATTAATTAGGGGTGGGGGTTCGAGAGCAGATTTAAGCTGTTTTGATAATTACGATTTGGCTTTTTATATCACACAATTTCCTATTCCTGTTATTTCAGGTATTGGTCATGAACGCGATGATAGTATAGTTGATTTAGTTGCAAATATTAGTTTGAAAACTCCAACTGCTGTTGCTGATTTTATTATTTCAAAGTTTGTTGAAGCTGCTGTAGAACTCAAAAACAATCAGCTTAATACAATTAATAGAATAAAAAGAATTTTAGAATTTGAGAAGAATAAAATTCAACAATTAGC
This window contains:
- a CDS encoding exodeoxyribonuclease VII large subunit, which produces MQNAISLSELNKDIKDVLFESFSQTVWVIAEISEIRETKAGHCYLELIEKDKKSNKVVAKMRATIWVYIYSALKSYFESSTSQELTAGIKILVNVTVEFHQQYGMSLNVQDIDPSYTVGDLAVKKAEIIARLEEEGVIGMNKEISLPMLPKNIAIISSETAAGYGDFVNQLAENQYGFKFNFKLFPAIMQGEKSVESIIQNLDEIFEYEDFFDLVVLIRGGGSRADLSCFDNYDLAFYITQFPIPVISGIGHERDDSIVDLVANISLKTPTAVADFIISKFVEAAVELKNNQLNTINRIKRILEFEKNKIQQLANEISPIALKSLKTKTIQLVEISNKIENATIKFISTNKNKLEKSAGSIGNIVQIFDNSKTQELNQILRKLKNVNEKFFISEKYKLDILKKSCEYLDPINVLNRGFSLTLKNGKIVKSIAELNENDIIENKYKDGKIKSRVFQIYNN